One window from the genome of Paraclostridium sordellii encodes:
- a CDS encoding M48 family metallopeptidase codes for MKISFLHNNKEISFNIIYRKRKTMSLEIKPNGLVNVLAPIGYDKNFIIDSVKNKADWILKNLEELESKNKFDRTYEDGDKFMYLGKEYVLQVITDKSLIRPNVNLEDKNLVVKLNSNNKELIKHTLKTWYCDKTLEIVKDRIDFYKKFFKDRVSSIKIKDQKTRWASCTYKNEILFNLRCSMAPLEVVDYIVVHEMCHMEHRNHSKDFYNAVEKILPDYKIRIKWLKENGIKMNF; via the coding sequence ATGAAGATAAGCTTTTTACATAATAACAAAGAAATAAGTTTTAATATAATATATCGAAAAAGAAAAACTATGAGTTTGGAAATTAAACCAAATGGATTGGTAAATGTACTGGCCCCAATTGGGTATGATAAGAATTTTATTATTGATAGTGTAAAAAATAAGGCTGACTGGATATTAAAAAATTTAGAAGAACTTGAGTCTAAAAACAAATTTGATAGAACTTATGAAGATGGAGATAAATTTATGTACTTAGGCAAAGAATATGTACTTCAAGTTATAACAGACAAAAGTTTAATAAGACCAAATGTTAATTTAGAAGATAAAAATTTAGTAGTTAAATTAAACTCAAACAATAAAGAATTAATAAAGCATACTTTAAAAACATGGTATTGTGATAAAACTTTAGAAATTGTAAAAGATAGAATTGATTTTTATAAAAAGTTCTTTAAAGATAGAGTATCTAGTATTAAAATAAAAGATCAAAAAACTAGGTGGGCAAGCTGTACATACAAAAATGAAATATTATTTAATTTAAGGTGTTCGATGGCGCCTTTAGAAGTAGTTGATTATATAGTTGTCCATGAAATGTGTCATATGGAGCATAGAAATCATTCAAAAGATTTTTATAATGCAGTTGAAAAAATATTACCTGATTATAAAATAAGGATTAAATGGTTAAAAGAGAATGGTATAAAAATGAATTTTTAG
- a CDS encoding helix-turn-helix domain-containing protein produces MNENETVELMSILKNIDDESYLDEFVKITSTNFSDLSLPNFFQDICKEKGISKSDLIKNAQIDRTYCYQILNGTKNPSRDNLLKLCISARLDIEESNKALKLGNVGQLYPKNPRDSIIIFGINKKLNLFQID; encoded by the coding sequence ATGAACGAGAACGAGACTGTAGAACTTATGAGCATTTTAAAAAATATAGATGATGAATCTTACTTAGATGAGTTTGTAAAAATTACAAGTACTAACTTTTCAGACCTAAGTCTTCCTAATTTTTTTCAGGATATATGTAAAGAAAAAGGTATAAGCAAAAGTGATCTTATAAAAAATGCTCAAATTGATAGGACGTATTGTTATCAAATTTTAAATGGAACTAAAAATCCAAGTAGAGATAATCTTTTAAAACTTTGTATATCTGCAAGATTAGATATAGAAGAAAGTAATAAGGCCTTAAAGCTGGGTAATGTAGGTCAGCTTTATCCTAAAAATCCCCGAGATAGCATTATAATATTTGGAATAAATAAAAAGCTTAATCTATTTCAAATAGATTAA
- the gltS gene encoding sodium/glutamate symporter — MELSHVNGILTLNLNIVATIALACFLIIFGRIIRKHISVLDRLCIPGPVIGGILFAILVFILKHFDILSIVLDTSLQSTFMVAFFSTVGIEASFKLLKKGGKSVVIYWIFCIILIFAQNLIGILGAMFTGLEPLLGLMCGAISMGGGHGTSATFGPTLESMGVVGANTIGLAAATLGLICGGLIGAPTSKYLITKYKLKPKKETVVNFHDDISDKDGIHSDVTDSDASLPTASVIDTSEFIKHLFIISTCMTLGYVVSEFITHITGYVLPEYVGGILVAMLFRNTNDKFKVVEVDYSYFELLGNVSLKLFLTMALMSIKLWELKTLGLPMLIIVLMQVLFIVLFTIFVMFRLLGKDYDAAVMVGGFIGHELGATPNALANLNSICSRYGYSQKAFFTIPIVCAFLIDLVALPTIIMFINMLS; from the coding sequence ATGGAATTAAGTCACGTTAATGGAATCCTTACTCTTAATTTAAACATCGTGGCTACTATAGCACTTGCTTGCTTTTTAATAATATTTGGTAGGATAATTAGAAAGCATATTTCAGTATTAGATAGACTTTGTATACCAGGACCGGTTATAGGTGGTATACTTTTTGCAATTTTAGTATTTATATTAAAACACTTTGATATATTAAGTATTGTTTTAGATACTAGCTTACAATCTACATTTATGGTTGCATTTTTCTCAACTGTAGGTATAGAAGCTAGTTTTAAACTTCTTAAAAAAGGTGGAAAATCGGTAGTTATTTACTGGATTTTTTGTATAATACTTATTTTCGCACAAAATCTAATAGGTATATTAGGTGCAATGTTCACAGGTCTTGAGCCACTGCTTGGCCTTATGTGTGGAGCTATATCCATGGGTGGAGGTCATGGTACAAGTGCCACTTTTGGTCCAACTTTAGAATCAATGGGAGTTGTTGGTGCAAATACAATTGGCCTTGCCGCTGCAACTTTAGGACTTATATGCGGAGGTTTAATTGGAGCACCTACTTCAAAGTACCTAATTACAAAATATAAGTTAAAGCCTAAAAAAGAAACTGTTGTTAATTTTCATGATGATATTTCAGATAAAGATGGAATACATAGTGATGTTACAGATTCAGACGCTTCATTACCAACTGCCTCTGTAATAGATACTTCTGAATTTATAAAGCATTTATTTATAATCAGTACTTGTATGACTCTTGGTTATGTAGTTAGTGAATTTATAACTCACATTACTGGATATGTACTACCTGAATATGTAGGTGGTATTTTAGTTGCTATGTTATTTAGAAATACTAATGATAAATTTAAAGTTGTAGAAGTGGATTATTCATACTTTGAACTTTTAGGTAATGTAAGTTTAAAATTATTTTTAACTATGGCACTTATGAGTATTAAGCTTTGGGAACTTAAGACTCTTGGACTTCCTATGTTAATAATAGTTTTAATGCAAGTTTTATTTATAGTATTATTTACTATATTTGTGATGTTTAGATTATTAGGTAAGGATTATGATGCAGCCGTTATGGTTGGCGGGTTTATAGGCCATGAACTTGGAGCTACTCCAAATGCATTAGCTAATTTAAATTCTATATGTAGTAGATATGGTTACTCTCAAAAAGCATTTTTCACAATACCAATTGTATGTGCTTTCTTAATTGACTTAGTCGCCCTACCTACTATAATAATGTTTATTAACATGTTATCTTAA
- a CDS encoding FxLYD domain-containing protein: protein MKKVILGIVIGIVIIIGGCTAMFTAGVSSIDKAVNQVNKETEKNDAKVQDLAKDISWEVKRGEYSTVIEGVFENTTDKKIDYVQFNYKLIAKNGTVVDSSFTNETDIEPGEKRKIEILCPDKDFDKYEITAKSSVL from the coding sequence ATGAAAAAAGTTATATTAGGAATCGTAATAGGAATAGTAATAATTATTGGAGGATGTACAGCTATGTTTACAGCTGGAGTATCTAGTATAGATAAAGCTGTAAATCAAGTTAATAAAGAAACAGAAAAAAATGATGCTAAAGTTCAAGATTTAGCAAAAGATATATCTTGGGAAGTTAAAAGAGGAGAATATTCAACAGTTATAGAAGGTGTATTTGAAAATACAACGGATAAAAAAATTGATTATGTACAATTTAATTATAAATTAATAGCTAAAAATGGAACAGTTGTAGATAGCTCTTTTACAAATGAAACTGATATTGAACCTGGAGAGAAAAGAAAAATAGAAATACTTTGTCCTGATAAAGATTTTGATAAATATGAAATAACAGCAAAATCTAGTGTATTATAA
- a CDS encoding sensor histidine kinase gives MLDIKLKSNKFNIKLVIIITILIASIGMVLSYQRIKSDSKKFGYNIYEENTDFSNDIMESTYSLYCKVYDEKEEKYVKPADIMLEEKTNIDPYYKTEGKDAFNRDIERFNENLTSRLRNIQYCVLDKDNNVLKQNVNSNLDLLVLKNNEDTVKKLQEKYDLYTVLNFDDKGNMKVENLYGADRQTFQSNLNKNIRDDLFSYETTNTFEIKPIKNMKFIYGVPKNLKYSDSIADYKLSEQSRSYSNASLLFKNIGIIFVVIMALIIPYKEIKDWAILKKVLKLPIEIIIVISYLAYIYLYYGSDQIILKTANNSPIIRVAQLQLTNDISNILNYFINTVYWFALFSIVFISIIVIKHIIDYNIVNYLKEKSLIYKILKKIKYKLDWMKEIKLGEQNKKKIVTILILNLVVVCIMCSTWVVGIIISPIYTFIIYLLIKKKYSKINNNYNILLDMTKEIANGNLDVKIDKDLGVFDVLKKEIENIQAGLKKAVNEEVKSQKMKTELISNVSHDLKTPLTSIITYVDLLKDENLSEEDRRIYLETLDRKSERLRVLIEDLFEVSKANSGNVSLNIIDVDIVSLMKQTLLEVDDKFKESDLKIRTNFPSEKVMMKLDSQRMFRVFENLLINISKYAMPSSRVYIDISDESEFVKISFKNMTEEEIKFNVEDLVERFVRGDKSRNTEGSGLGLAIAKSFVELQGGRFKISVDGDLFKVTIIFKK, from the coding sequence GTGTTGGATATAAAATTGAAAAGCAATAAATTTAATATAAAACTCGTAATAATAATTACCATATTAATAGCATCAATAGGTATGGTGCTATCTTATCAAAGAATAAAATCTGATAGTAAAAAGTTTGGATATAATATATATGAAGAAAATACTGATTTTTCAAATGACATAATGGAATCTACATATAGCTTATATTGTAAAGTCTATGATGAAAAAGAAGAGAAGTATGTAAAACCTGCAGATATTATGTTAGAAGAAAAAACAAATATAGATCCTTATTATAAAACTGAAGGTAAGGATGCTTTTAATCGTGATATTGAAAGATTTAATGAAAACCTAACTTCTAGACTAAGAAATATCCAATATTGTGTTTTAGATAAAGATAATAACGTTTTAAAGCAAAATGTAAATAGCAATTTAGATTTATTGGTCTTAAAAAATAATGAAGATACAGTTAAAAAATTACAGGAAAAATATGATTTATATACAGTGTTAAACTTTGACGATAAAGGAAATATGAAAGTTGAAAATCTATATGGTGCAGATAGACAAACATTTCAAAGCAATTTAAATAAAAATATAAGAGATGATTTATTTAGTTATGAAACAACGAATACTTTTGAAATAAAGCCTATAAAAAATATGAAATTTATATATGGTGTTCCTAAAAATCTAAAATACTCAGATAGTATAGCAGATTATAAGTTATCAGAGCAAAGCAGATCATACTCAAATGCATCACTCCTATTTAAAAATATTGGAATAATATTTGTTGTAATAATGGCTTTGATAATTCCATATAAGGAAATAAAAGATTGGGCAATACTAAAAAAAGTATTGAAATTACCTATAGAGATAATCATAGTAATTTCTTATTTAGCTTATATATACTTATATTATGGATCAGATCAGATAATATTAAAAACGGCTAATAATAGTCCTATAATTAGGGTTGCTCAGCTACAATTGACAAATGATATTTCAAACATCTTAAATTATTTTATAAATACAGTTTACTGGTTTGCTTTATTTAGTATAGTATTTATATCTATAATAGTTATAAAACATATAATAGATTATAATATAGTTAATTATTTAAAAGAAAAATCATTAATTTATAAAATATTAAAAAAGATAAAGTATAAATTGGACTGGATGAAAGAAATTAAACTAGGTGAGCAGAACAAGAAAAAAATAGTAACTATTTTAATTTTAAACTTAGTAGTAGTATGTATTATGTGTTCAACTTGGGTTGTAGGAATAATAATTTCGCCTATATATACATTTATAATTTATTTATTAATAAAAAAGAAATATTCAAAGATAAATAATAATTATAATATATTATTAGATATGACAAAAGAAATTGCAAATGGGAATTTAGATGTAAAAATAGATAAAGACTTAGGTGTTTTTGATGTATTAAAAAAAGAGATAGAAAATATACAAGCAGGACTTAAAAAAGCTGTAAATGAAGAAGTTAAAAGCCAAAAGATGAAAACTGAATTAATATCCAATGTAAGTCATGATTTAAAAACTCCTCTTACATCTATAATAACTTATGTAGATTTATTAAAAGATGAGAACTTAAGTGAAGAAGATAGAAGAATCTATCTAGAGACATTAGATAGAAAATCTGAAAGATTAAGGGTATTAATAGAAGATTTATTTGAAGTAAGTAAGGCTAATAGTGGTAATGTAAGCTTAAATATTATAGATGTAGATATTGTTTCTCTTATGAAACAAACTTTACTTGAAGTGGATGATAAATTTAAAGAATCTGACTTAAAAATTAGAACTAATTTCCCAAGTGAAAAGGTAATGATGAAGTTAGATAGCCAAAGAATGTTTAGAGTATTTGAAAATCTATTAATAAATATAAGCAAGTATGCTATGCCATCATCAAGAGTATACATTGATATATCAGATGAAAGTGAATTTGTGAAAATAAGCTTTAAAAACATGACTGAAGAAGAAATAAAGTTTAATGTAGAAGATTTAGTTGAAAGATTTGTACGAGGTGATAAATCTAGAAATACTGAAGGAAGTGGATTAGGCCTAGCTATTGCTAAAAGTTTTGTGGAGCTTCAAGGAGGAAGATTTAAAATAAGTGTTGATGGAGATTTATTTAAAGTTACTATAATATTTAAAAAATAA
- a CDS encoding TraX family protein, translated as MKLFSNFTLKIMAIIFMAMDHIYTYMNVALNNQVPIWFGYLGKLAAPIFFYLIVEGFYHTRSKYRYMQRIFSMGILMIIVDLLFKIHNNIFLSLGFAIAMLSMIEQAKLSQKGSKKRIINIILAISFGVLGLFTEASLYGVGMVLIFYFLREKKVAMTLAYIVFSLAGIIGFIGPNFIEVAFLWDYQWMMVFAIIPILMYNGKLGISNKFIKWMFYWFYPIHLIIIVLIANFINM; from the coding sequence ATGAAACTATTTAGCAATTTTACATTAAAAATTATGGCTATCATATTTATGGCTATGGATCATATTTATACTTATATGAATGTAGCATTAAACAATCAAGTGCCTATATGGTTTGGATATTTAGGAAAACTGGCAGCGCCTATATTTTTCTACCTAATAGTAGAAGGATTTTATCATACAAGAAGTAAATATAGATATATGCAAAGAATTTTCTCTATGGGAATATTAATGATAATAGTAGATCTATTATTTAAAATACACAATAATATATTCTTATCACTAGGTTTTGCAATTGCAATGTTAAGTATGATAGAACAAGCAAAACTAAGTCAAAAAGGTTCTAAAAAGAGAATTATAAATATTATATTAGCTATATCTTTTGGAGTATTAGGATTATTTACAGAAGCATCTTTATATGGAGTAGGAATGGTATTAATATTTTACTTCTTAAGAGAGAAAAAAGTTGCTATGACATTAGCTTATATTGTATTTAGTTTAGCAGGTATAATTGGATTTATAGGACCAAATTTCATAGAAGTTGCATTTTTATGGGACTATCAATGGATGATGGTATTTGCAATAATTCCAATACTTATGTATAACGGGAAGCTAGGAATATCTAATAAATTTATAAAGTGGATGTTTTATTGGTTTTATCCAATACATTTAATAATAATTGTATTAATAGCAAATTTTATAAACATGTAA
- a CDS encoding iron-hydroxamate ABC transporter substrate-binding protein produces MKRFKSLVVLGATIATLGLVTGCSGGNSESTKTKEETRVVQSVKGEVKIPTDPKRIVDISGSSEELVLLGHTPVGTANVDSYKTDKVPSYIEDKLGKAKVVGHSMMDTMDIEAILQSNPDLIIMAPRQEKIYDQLKEIAPVVMLEDKSNDWEAKFKDVAKLFGQEKDAQKWLDDYYTKAKKVGDEIKKANGEDKTYLTVLASSGQFMVFTEGGIGTVLKTDMGLPQPSNMPKQDSITLPTVTMEGLTEIDPDHIIVIGTESDKADLEKSTVWKEMRAVKDGNVTILDSSPYFSQAYNPIGRELLLESIKDKVVNK; encoded by the coding sequence ATGAAAAGATTCAAATCATTAGTAGTATTAGGCGCAACAATAGCTACTCTTGGTCTTGTTACTGGATGTTCAGGAGGCAACAGTGAAAGTACAAAGACAAAAGAAGAAACTAGAGTAGTACAATCAGTAAAAGGGGAAGTAAAGATACCGACAGATCCAAAGAGAATAGTTGATATATCAGGAAGTAGTGAAGAATTAGTATTACTAGGGCATACCCCTGTAGGTACTGCAAACGTAGACTCATATAAAACAGATAAAGTTCCATCTTACATAGAAGATAAACTAGGAAAAGCAAAGGTAGTTGGACATTCGATGATGGATACTATGGATATAGAAGCAATTTTACAATCTAATCCAGATTTAATAATAATGGCACCAAGACAAGAAAAAATATATGATCAATTAAAAGAAATAGCTCCAGTAGTTATGTTAGAAGATAAATCAAATGATTGGGAAGCTAAATTTAAAGATGTAGCTAAATTATTTGGTCAAGAAAAAGATGCTCAAAAATGGTTAGATGATTATTACACTAAGGCTAAAAAAGTCGGGGATGAGATAAAGAAAGCTAACGGAGAAGATAAAACATACTTAACAGTATTAGCGTCATCTGGCCAATTTATGGTATTTACTGAAGGTGGTATAGGTACAGTATTAAAAACTGACATGGGATTACCTCAACCAAGTAATATGCCTAAGCAAGATAGCATAACTTTACCAACAGTTACTATGGAAGGGTTAACAGAAATAGACCCAGATCACATAATAGTTATAGGTACAGAGTCAGATAAAGCTGACTTAGAAAAAAGCACAGTATGGAAAGAAATGAGAGCTGTAAAAGATGGAAATGTAACAATACTTGATTCAAGTCCATACTTTAGTCAAGCATATAATCCAATAGGAAGAGAACTGTTATTAGAATCAATAAAAGATAAAGTTGTAAATAAATAA
- a CDS encoding Na+/H+ antiporter NhaC family protein, which produces MKQGIRKGNPLALLPLGVFLVLFVGSGVITGDFYKMPALVAFLIASGVALLFNKNKSLESKMNVFCKGAGDTNIILMIVIFLLAGAFSSVAKAMGGVDSTVNLSLSILPSNLLVSGLFIIGCFISISMGTSVGTIAALSPIALGIAQKTGIPVPLVIGAVVGGAMFGDNLSMISDTTIAAVRTQGCELKDKFKVNFFIVLPAAIATVIILTFVTLGYKSDVSQTYEYELIKVLPYILVLVGALLGVNVFALLGSGILFAGLIGIFSKSFNLLGLIGAISEGMAGMYELSLLVLVVGGVVALIKFNGGIDYILYFITSKIKSKKGAEFGIAALVSVIDLCTANNTIAIVTAGPLAKDIAKKYDIDPRKTASILDIFSSCWQGVIPYGAQLLTAAGIAGISPVEILGYLYYPGLMFLCGIASITFSYVLIKKPKIEENF; this is translated from the coding sequence ATGAAACAAGGTATTAGAAAAGGTAATCCATTAGCATTATTACCATTAGGTGTATTTTTAGTTTTATTTGTAGGAAGTGGAGTTATAACAGGGGATTTTTATAAAATGCCAGCATTAGTAGCTTTTTTAATTGCATCAGGAGTAGCGCTATTATTTAATAAAAATAAAAGCTTAGAAAGTAAGATGAATGTATTTTGCAAAGGTGCAGGAGATACAAATATTATTTTAATGATAGTAATATTTTTACTAGCAGGAGCATTTTCGAGTGTTGCGAAAGCAATGGGAGGTGTAGATTCTACCGTGAATTTAAGCTTATCTATACTACCATCTAATTTATTAGTTTCTGGATTATTTATAATAGGTTGCTTTATATCAATATCAATGGGAACGTCAGTTGGGACAATAGCAGCATTATCGCCAATAGCATTAGGAATAGCTCAAAAAACAGGAATTCCAGTACCTTTAGTGATAGGAGCGGTTGTAGGAGGAGCTATGTTTGGTGATAACTTATCTATGATATCTGATACAACGATAGCAGCAGTAAGAACTCAAGGATGTGAACTAAAAGATAAGTTTAAAGTAAACTTTTTTATAGTATTGCCAGCTGCTATAGCTACAGTGATAATATTAACTTTTGTAACATTAGGATATAAAAGCGATGTTAGTCAAACTTATGAATATGAATTAATAAAAGTACTTCCATATATTTTAGTTTTAGTAGGTGCATTATTAGGAGTAAATGTATTTGCACTTCTTGGAAGTGGGATTTTATTTGCAGGATTGATTGGAATTTTTTCTAAATCTTTTAATTTATTAGGTTTAATAGGTGCAATATCAGAAGGTATGGCAGGTATGTATGAACTTAGTTTATTAGTTTTAGTTGTTGGTGGAGTTGTAGCACTTATTAAGTTTAATGGAGGAATAGATTATATACTTTATTTTATAACTAGTAAAATTAAAAGTAAGAAAGGTGCGGAGTTTGGAATAGCAGCATTAGTTAGTGTAATAGATTTATGTACAGCAAATAATACAATAGCTATAGTAACAGCAGGACCTTTAGCTAAAGATATAGCTAAAAAATATGATATAGATCCTAGAAAAACTGCTAGTATATTGGATATATTTTCATCTTGCTGGCAAGGGGTTATACCATATGGGGCACAATTATTAACAGCAGCTGGAATAGCTGGAATATCACCAGTGGAAATTTTAGGATATTTATATTATCCTGGATTAATGTTCTTATGTGGAATAGCATCCATAACATTTTCTTACGTATTAATTAAAAAACCTAAAATAGAAGAAAACTTTTAA
- a CDS encoding DUF6398 domain-containing protein: MRTDKYLIEEIKNKSQSICRDLFDKNYYKAVNKLINELNKNKTFSMNKGSTLGWVAGLIYVVGVDSNLFDKNNFYKGKIYISKKELSKYLGVSLNTMKSREKYIREAVSLNSKFIASIKDEFSFFNSDGSFNQKAMDRNIDNIMTLIKNPKKEDYEVYREKALKTKCYKEAIHYTKLSLDAVKRYFNCDGKNSSEDFKQKNICIIIKKDLADLYMIGKEYEKAYKEYEELLNLGIKNKSEILHKILICFLRLEMSEEIEMLLNKYKEESTFLLYSKALYYFSQNQIFNAKLNLKKALNKNSYVPKYLIGINTMSELPKEYKYDSKEEAMIYFDETIDIWLSIENSLVWLTNNYFEYIKKNNIDIVFSKNEALTKVHEAIDSVKEDDLFEI, translated from the coding sequence ATGAGAACAGATAAATATCTAATAGAAGAAATTAAAAATAAATCACAAAGTATTTGTAGAGATCTATTTGATAAGAACTATTATAAAGCTGTTAATAAGCTAATAAATGAATTAAATAAAAATAAAACTTTTTCAATGAATAAAGGTAGTACTTTAGGGTGGGTTGCTGGACTTATATATGTTGTAGGAGTAGATAGCAATTTATTTGATAAAAATAATTTTTACAAAGGAAAAATTTATATATCAAAAAAAGAACTTTCTAAATACTTAGGTGTAAGTTTAAATACAATGAAATCAAGAGAAAAATATATAAGAGAAGCAGTCTCGCTAAATTCTAAATTTATAGCTAGTATAAAAGATGAATTTAGTTTTTTTAATTCAGATGGAAGTTTTAATCAAAAAGCTATGGATAGAAATATTGATAATATAATGACACTTATTAAAAATCCTAAAAAAGAAGATTACGAAGTTTATAGAGAAAAAGCATTGAAAACCAAATGTTATAAAGAGGCAATTCACTATACAAAATTATCTTTAGATGCTGTTAAAAGGTATTTTAATTGTGATGGGAAAAATTCATCGGAGGATTTTAAACAAAAAAATATTTGCATAATAATAAAAAAAGATTTAGCGGATTTGTATATGATAGGAAAAGAATATGAAAAAGCATATAAAGAATATGAAGAATTGTTAAATCTTGGAATAAAAAATAAAAGCGAAATTTTACATAAAATTTTAATATGTTTTTTAAGATTAGAAATGAGTGAAGAAATTGAAATGTTATTAAATAAATATAAAGAAGAATCTACATTTTTACTTTATAGTAAAGCTTTATATTACTTTAGTCAAAATCAAATATTTAATGCAAAATTAAACTTAAAAAAAGCTCTAAATAAAAACTCATATGTACCAAAGTATTTGATAGGAATTAATACTATGAGTGAGTTACCTAAGGAGTATAAATATGATAGCAAAGAAGAAGCTATGATTTATTTTGATGAAACTATAGATATTTGGCTAAGTATAGAAAATTCTTTAGTATGGTTAACAAATAATTATTTTGAATATATTAAAAAAAATAATATAGATATTGTGTTTAGTAAAAATGAAGCTTTGACAAAAGTACATGAAGCTATAGACTCTGTAAAAGAGGATGATCTGTTTGAAATATAA
- a CDS encoding protein kinase family protein, with translation MNLEAEYALSLYEDLKSIHKSRKSEIILVQNNLDEKFYIKRILKEYTLDVYKVLMGISSKNMPRIYEVFEYKDKLIIIEEFINGYTLQEILEKENEGKLKYIIKKCTKIAASERYQNIEELKSDLESVYENKSKKIIIDKNKEQGKEKVKSKYLIDKIPGFRSGKKLNMVIATLWYLFLIMGLIVSNSPKMLLENGCTMLILLALFLLYTNFLDIKSKLPMIRSDNEVIKIIGYFIYSFIIFMGFGLIAFGN, from the coding sequence TTGAATTTAGAGGCAGAATATGCATTATCTTTGTATGAGGATTTAAAATCGATTCATAAAAGTAGAAAAAGTGAAATAATACTAGTTCAAAATAATCTTGATGAAAAATTTTATATAAAAAGAATTTTAAAAGAATATACTTTAGATGTATATAAAGTTTTAATGGGGATAAGTAGTAAAAATATGCCTAGAATATATGAGGTATTTGAATATAAAGATAAATTAATTATAATTGAAGAATTTATAAATGGTTATACATTACAAGAGATTTTAGAAAAAGAAAATGAAGGAAAATTGAAATATATAATTAAAAAATGTACCAAAATAGCTGCAAGTGAGAGATATCAAAATATAGAAGAATTAAAAAGTGATTTAGAATCAGTATATGAAAATAAAAGTAAAAAAATTATTATAGATAAAAATAAAGAACAAGGGAAAGAAAAAGTAAAAAGTAAATATCTAATAGATAAAATTCCTGGATTTAGGAGTGGAAAAAAATTAAATATGGTTATTGCAACTTTATGGTATTTATTTTTAATAATGGGGCTTATTGTTTCTAATAGCCCTAAAATGCTTTTAGAAAATGGATGTACCATGTTAATACTATTAGCACTTTTCTTACTATATACAAACTTTTTAGATATAAAATCTAAGCTTCCCATGATAAGAAGTGATAATGAAGTCATAAAAATAATTGGATATTTTATTTATTCCTTTATAATATTTATGGGATTTGGACTAATTGCATTTGGGAATTAG
- a CDS encoding response regulator transcription factor — MKFNILVVEDEKDIAYAIKAYLDNQGYKVFIANNGVEGIDIVENETIHLGIVDIMMPKMDGIEFTMKIREHYDFPIIMLSAKSEEIDKITGLNIGADDYVAKPFKPLELLARVNSQLRRYKKFLSMIEKNDINENIHTIGGLELDTATKEVSVDGKNIKTTPIEFKILTLLIKNPGRVFSADEIYEKVWKEKAVNTDTIMVHVRNIREKIEMDPKNPKYLKVVWGVGYKIEKQ; from the coding sequence ATGAAATTTAATATTTTAGTAGTAGAAGATGAAAAAGACATAGCTTATGCAATAAAAGCATATTTAGACAATCAAGGATATAAAGTATTTATAGCAAATAATGGGGTGGAAGGAATAGATATAGTTGAAAATGAAACTATACATTTAGGTATTGTAGATATAATGATGCCAAAGATGGACGGTATAGAATTCACTATGAAAATTAGAGAACATTATGACTTTCCAATTATAATGTTATCTGCGAAATCAGAAGAAATAGATAAAATAACAGGATTAAATATAGGTGCTGATGATTATGTAGCTAAACCTTTTAAGCCTTTAGAACTTTTAGCTAGGGTTAATTCTCAACTAAGAAGATATAAAAAGTTTTTAAGTATGATTGAAAAAAATGACATTAATGAAAATATACATACAATAGGTGGCTTAGAATTAGATACAGCGACTAAAGAAGTAAGTGTAGATGGAAAAAATATAAAAACAACACCTATAGAATTTAAAATTCTTACTTTACTTATAAAAAATCCTGGAAGAGTATTTTCAGCAGATGAAATATATGAAAAAGTATGGAAGGAAAAAGCTGTAAACACAGATACTATTATGGTTCATGTAAGAAACATAAGAGAGAAAATCGAGATGGATCCCAAAAATCCAAAATATTTAAAGGTGGTGTGGGGTGTTGGATATAAAATTGAAAAGCAATAA